Genomic segment of Mycolicibacterium sarraceniae:
GGCGCCGGTGGCCATCGGACATTCCATGGGTGGCTTTGTGGTGCAGAAGTATTTGGCTGTGCACCCTGCGCCGGCCGCCGTCCTGGTCGCCTCGGCACCCCCGACCGGTATCGCCCCCGCGACGCTGCGGGTGGCCCGCCGGCACTGGCGGCAGTCGATGCGCACCCGGTCATTCAGCAGGCCGCTGGATTTCTTTGCCGCACCAGGTGTTTCACGATCCACCTTCTATCATTCGGCCACCCCTGACGAGATCGTCGAAGCCTGCACATCGCGGCTGGGCCCGGAGAGCGCCCGGGTGTTGTATCGGGACCTTCTTTTTCGTCACCTCGCCCAGCCCAAATCGGTCACCGCGCCGGTGCTGGTACTCGGAGCCGAGCTGGATGGGTTCTTCACGCCTCGTGAAGTGGCCGCCACGGCAAAGGCCTACCGCACCGAGCCGGTGATGTTTCCGGGCATGGGCCACAACATGATGCTCGAGCGCGGCTGGGAATCGGTCGCCGACCACATTGACAGGTGGTTGACAGCGAAGCTGCGCTGACGGTGAGGTTAGTTTCTGCGCGGAACGGGAAACCAGACGCACCCCGATCAAGGAGGCAGGAATGTTGCACACTGTGGTGCTCGCGGCCAGCGACAACATCGAGGCCGCAGGGTTCATCCTGCGTGGCATCAAAGGCATTTTCGTGGCGATCGGCAGCATCATCGCGGCCGTGATCTGTGCCGTGATCGCCGGCGCGAAGGGGCGAAACCCCTTCGGCTGGGGCATTCTCGGTCTGTTCTTCTCGATTATCACGCTCATCGTCATCAGCGTGATCCCGAGCAAGAAGTCTTAGGCGCGCCGAGCGTGCGGGGTATCGTCGAAGACCGTCCCCGGATTCACCGATATCCCGCACAGTCGACGACCTTAGGCGCGAAAGCCTGCGAGCACCGCCTGCACCCCGACGTCCCAGCGGCGGTTGACTGATTCCGCGGATGTGCCCAGCCACCGCCCGGCTTCCTGGACCGCCAAA
This window contains:
- a CDS encoding deoxyribodipyrimidine photolyase; translated protein: MVLAASDNIEAAGFILRGIKGIFVAIGSIIAAVICAVIAGAKGRNPFGWGILGLFFSIITLIVISVIPSKKS
- a CDS encoding alpha/beta hydrolase, with the translated sequence MLDVIDKGSATATHATPLLFVHGAFHGAWCWDDHFLDYFADRGYHAVALNLRGHGGSPLPSPINELSVFDYVGDVSAVADRLPVAPVAIGHSMGGFVVQKYLAVHPAPAAVLVASAPPTGIAPATLRVARRHWRQSMRTRSFSRPLDFFAAPGVSRSTFYHSATPDEIVEACTSRLGPESARVLYRDLLFRHLAQPKSVTAPVLVLGAELDGFFTPREVAATAKAYRTEPVMFPGMGHNMMLERGWESVADHIDRWLTAKLR